Proteins from one Nicotiana tabacum cultivar K326 chromosome 23, ASM71507v2, whole genome shotgun sequence genomic window:
- the LOC107790863 gene encoding mitochondrial pyruvate carrier 1, whose translation MAAFKAFLNSPVGPKTTHFWGPVANWGFVIAGLVDTQKPPEMISGNMTSAMCVYSALFMRFAWMVQPRNYLLLACHASNESVQLYQLSRWAKSQGYLQQNAAKAE comes from the exons ATGGCTGCATTCAAGGCATTTTTGAACAGCCCTGTTGGTCCTAAGACAACTCACTTTTGGGGTCCTGTAGCCAACTGGGGATTTGTCATTGCG GGACTGGTCGACACACAGAAACCACCAGAGATGATATCAGGCAACATGACCTCAG CAATGTGTGTGTATTCTGCATTGTTCATGAGATTTGCATGGATGGTACAGCCTCGGAATTATCTTCTTCTGGCATGCCATGCCTCGAATGAATCGGTGCAACTCTATCAACTATCACGTTGGGCAAAAAGTCAAGG ATATTTGCAGCAGAATGCAGCCAAAGCGGAGTGA
- the LOC107790862 gene encoding protein NLP6, protein MEEIEKSQLPVNDDVVYEVYTSSEFKNYMGEPLSCSEERSNFHLMVFWSNNETESNFPHNLIETSVKQKIKAALQRIETSQVILLQFWGLEKIEGRHFLTTSGQPFGLRYLYKGLCWYRKHCQGYKYSVNNKGESGEQGTEKAHLFGPPARVFQEKLPESSTHVGYYTNEEFPMRDHAVRCGVRTYLALPVFEPIGKNCVGVIELVTVWKGGYLTYEVEKVLNALEGVDLKCPKLYLQKARKVQAGKQSERGEIKRMLKIVRETHKLPFVRVWIPCKNLEMDHNGMYRGCTEHVISASNEVYYVADEEMDANDHVYDDYYYDDMLCFRDISKLQPLQKDQGVVGKAFFSDELCYCENITEFSIIEYPLVHYARWCGLTSSFAICLKNGDEAYILELFLPPDNGDPTILLGSILSTMGQHFQNFKFASGQELGHDSSVQVIKVSSDKNVDYFHICQTRESPFMPEVCDEERRNWLMEGNENHIEKEAISECTVQNSVDNGQQQIMVQSDVLNTDIQVISEKQCVSVTHLQKESRTRTKDSVNYDDLKQHFNKNLSDAAESLQVSRSTLKRLCRKYGIRRWPSSKRKKTVNESDCQPLNMLPKKKKAITSAATSTHANHVNSSSSITVKATYGEDMMKFKLYSSSRKDDLDRELAKRLQLPIGKFRIKYMDEDNDYIWIACDDDLSDCFNNAQSLGNNTIKMLVLPAAITYSLEL, encoded by the exons ATGGAAGAGATTGAGAAATCTCAGTTGCCTGTCAACGATGATGTTGTTTACGAAGTATATACCTCGTCTGAGTTCAAGAATTACATGGGAGAACCACTATCCTGTTCAGAAGAACGTTCTAATTTCCATTTGATGGTTTTCTGGAGCAACAATGAAACTGAATCTAACTTTCCCCATAATCTTATAGAAACAT CTGTAAAGCAAAAGATTAAAGCAGCACTTCAGAGAATAGAAACATCCCAAGTAATTCTACTACAGTTTTGGGGGCTGGAAAAGATTGAAGGTAGACATTTTCTAACAACTTCAGGACAACCATTTGGTCTTAGATATCTATATAAAGGACTATGTTGGTATAGGAAGCACTGTCAAGGCTATAAATATAGTGTTAATAATAAGGGTGAAAGTGGTGAACAAGGAACAGAAAAAGCTCATCTTTTTGGTCCGCCTGCACGAGTTTTCCAGGAAAAATTGCCAGAATCAAGTACTCATGTTGGATATTACACGAACGAAGAGTTTCCAATGAGGGATCATGCTGTCCGGTGTGGTGTCCGGACTTATTTGGCTTTGCCTGTGTTTGAACCTATTGGGAAGAATTGTGTTGGTGTGATTGAGCTTGTTACAGTTTGGAAAGGTGGCTACTTGACTTATGAAGTTGAAAAAGTACTAAACGCACTTGAG GGAGTAGATCTCAAATGTCCTAAATTATATCTCCAAAAAGCTAGAAAA GTACAAGCAGGGAAACAAAGTGAAAGAGGGGAAatcaaaaggatgttaaaaatagTGCGTGAAACACACAAGTTGCCATTCGTTCGGGTTTGGATTCCGTGTAAGAATCTGGAAATGGACCACAATGGCATGTATAGGGGCTGCACTGAGCATGTCATTTCTGCTAGTAATGAAGTGTACTATGTTGCAGATGAGGAAATGGATGCTAATGACCATGTTTATGACGATTATTATTACGACGATATGCTATGTTTCCGGGACATTTCTAAGTTACAACCTTTGCAAAAAGATCAGGGGGTTGTTGGGAAAGCATTTTTTTCTGACGAGTTATGCTATTGCGAAAACATAACTGAATTCAGCATAATTGAGTATCCATTGGTACATTATGCGCGCTGGTGTGGATTGACTAGTTCTTTTGCTATTTGTTTGAAGAATGGCGATGAAGCCTACATACTGGAGCTGTTTCTGCCCCCTGATAACGGAGATCCAACAATCTTGCTCGGATCGATTTTGTCTACAATGGGACAACATTTTCAGAACTTCAAATTTGCTTCAGGTCAAGAACTAGGACATGATTCAAGTGTTCAAGTTATTAAAGTTTCTTCAGATAAGAATGTGGATTATTTTCATATATGTCAAACTAGAGAAAGTCCGTTTATGCCTGAAGTGTGCGATGAGGAGAGGAGGAACTGGCTAATGGAAGGCAATGAGAATCACATAGAGAAAGAAG CTATATCTGAGTGCACGGTTCaaaactcggtggataatggaCAGCAACAAATTATGGTTCAGTCTGATGTCTTAAATACTGATATACAAGTTATTTCAGAGAAGCAATGTGTCAGTGTTACTCATTTGCAGAAAGAAAGCAGAACAAGAACTAAAGACTCTGTAAACTATGATGATCTCAAACAACATTTTAACAAAAACCTCTCTGATGCAGCTGAAAGCCTTCAGG TTAGTCGGTCTACACTGAAGCGATTATGCAGAAAATATGGTATTCGAAGGTGGCCATCATCAAAACGAAAGAAGACAGTCAATGAATCAGATTGCCAGCCATTAAATAtgcttccaaagaagaagaaagcaatAACTTCAGCAGCTACTTCCACACATGCAAATCATGTGAATAGCAGCAGCAGTATTACAGTGAAGGCAACATATGGAGAAGATATGATGAAGTTTAAGCTATACTCATCCTCAAGAAAAGATGATTTGGACAGGGAATTGGCTAAAAGATTGCAACTACCAATTGGAAAATTCAGAATAAAATACATGGATGAAGATAATGATTATATATGGATTGCTTGTGATGATGATTTGAGTGATTGTTTTAATAATGCTCAATCATTAGGGAATAATACAATCAAGATGTTGGTTTTACCAGCAGCCATCACTTATTCTCTTGAATTGTAA
- the LOC107790861 gene encoding protein NLP6-like yields MSEPEEEMNHMFRSKPKDFLPRPPTQHTVAAENQNQREPSLMMDLDLDLDASWSFDQIFAAAAASNNPMSPFLVSTTASEQPCSPLWAFSDENEDNKPSTGNALSAASLRLSSYPRFLTYTGDHEAAAETLSVADDKKRIPPPIMGLTPLDYLDGSCIIKERMTQALRYLKESTGERVLAQVWAPVKNGGRYMLTTSGQPFVLDPDCNGLHQYRMVSLMYMFAVDGETDGVLGLPGRVYRKKLPEWTPNVQYYSSKEFPRLNHALHYNVRGTLALPVFEPSGQSCVGVLEIIMTSQKINYAPEVDRVCKALEAVNLKSSEILDHQNTQICNEGRQNALVEILEILTAVCETYKLPLAQTWVPCRHRSVLADGGGLKKSCSSFDGSCMGQVCMSTTDVSFYVVDAHMWGFREACAEHHLQKGQGVAGRAYASQKSCFCEDIRLFCKTEYPLVHYARLFGLSSCFAICLRSTYTGNDDYILEFFLPPNDGDYNDQLALLNSLLLTMKQHFRSLRVASGEELEHDWGSVEVIKASMEDKLGSRLESVPTTKSLPQPASVVNGRVPPDLMEEQQAPVELNVAKVAEGVNGTAEAHNHASFSENKGTGKKSERKRGKAEKTISLEVLQQYFAGSLKDAAKSLGVCPTTMKRICRQHGISRWPSRKINKVNRSLSKLKRVIESVQGADGTFSLTSLAPNSLPVAVGSISWPAGMNGSPCNASEYHEEKNELSNHGIPGSHEEAEPSNQMMESRIIGNEELSPKQNGFVREGSHRSRTGSGSREESAGTPTSHGSCQGSPFHANESSPQNELVNSPTQELSVKVGGSSEPARQTTGEINLSTAFLMPGPYIPEHTQQLFGGMLVEDAGSSHDLRNLCPAGDAMFDDRVPEYSWTNPPCSNGIAKDQVSLPAEKMPQFSTRPEVMSITIKATYREDIIRFRLLLSSGIFKLKEEVAKRLKLEVGTFDIKYLDDDHEWVLIACDADLQECVDISRSSGSNVVRLLVHDIMPNLGSSCESSGE; encoded by the exons ATGTCGGAGCCGGAAGAAGAAATGAATCACATGTTCCGTTCAAAGCCAAAGGACTTTCTCCCTCGGCCGCCGACGCAGCATACAGTGGCGGCTGAGAATCAAAATCAAAGAGAGCCGTCGTTGATGATGGATCTCGATTTGGATCTCGATGCTTCCTGGTCGTTCGATCAGATCTTTGCGGCTGCAGCTGCTTCTAATAATCCTATGTCGCCGTTTCTCGTATCGACTACGGCTTCTGAACAGCCTTGTTCTCCTCTTTGGGCTTTTTCTGATGAAAATGAAGATAATAAGCCGTCTACCGGAAATGCTCTCTCCGCCGCCAGTCTCCGTCTCTCTAGCTACCCTAGATTTCTTACTT ATACTGGCGATCATGAGGCAGCAGCTGAAACTTTGTCTGTCGCTGATGATAAGAAAAGAATCCCTCCGCCAATTATGGGATTAACCCCTTTAGATTATCTGGATGGGTCTTGTATAATCAAGGAGAGGATGACACAGGCACTTCGATACTTAAAAGAATCAACAGGAGAACGAGTGTTAGCTCAGGTCTGGGCACCTGTTAAGAATGGCGGTCGCTACATGCTTACAACTTCAGGGCAGCCTTTTGTTCTTGACCCCGACTGTAACGGGCTTCATCAATATCGAATGGTTTCTTTGATGTATATGTTTGCTGTGGATGGGGAGACTGATGGTGTTCTAGGACTTCCAGGCCGTGTCTACCGGAAAAAGTTGCCAGAATGGACTCCAAATGTGCAGTATTATTCCAGTAAAGAGTTCCCTCGTCTTAATCACGCCCTGCATTACAATGTTCGAGGAACTTTGGCGTTGCCAGTATTCGAACCATCTGGTCAGTCTTGTGTTGGTGTACTGGAGATCATAATGACCTCCCAGAAAATCAACTATGCTCCTGAAGTTGATAGAGTATGCAAAGCACTTGAG GCGGTGAATCTGAAAAGTTCAGAGATATTGGACCACCAAAACACTCAg ATCTGTAATGAAGGTCGGCAGAATGCATTGGTTGAAATCTTGGAGATATTAACAGCTGTATGTGAAACTTATAAATTGCCTCTGGCTCAGACATGGGTTCCATGCAGGCATCGCAGTGTTCTGGCTGATGGTGGTGGGTTGAaaaagagttgcagtagctttgaTGGAAGCTGCATGGGACAGGTCTGTATGTCCACAACGGATGTTTCATTTTATGTGGTTGATGCTCACATGTGGGGTTTTCGTGAGGCCTGTGCCGAGCATCACTTACAAAAGGGACAGGGAGTAGCTGGAAGGGCATATGCTTCTCAAAAATCATGTTTCTGTGAAGATATAAGGCTATTTTGCAAAACGGAGTACCCTTTGGTGCACTATGCACGTTTGTTTGGGTTGTCCAGCTGTTTTGCAATCTGCTTACGGAGCACTTACACTGGCAATGATGATTACATTTTAGAGTTTTTTCTGCCACCAAATGATGGAGACTACAATGACCAGCTAGCTTTGCTGAACTCACTCTTATTGACGATGAAGCAGCACTTTAGGAGTCTTAGGGTTGCTTCTGGGGAGGAACTTGAGCATGACTGGGGTTCAGTTGAGGTTATCAAAGCATCCATGGAAGATAAACTTGGTTCTAGGCTTGAATCTGTGCCAACAACCAAATCTCTTCCTCAGCCTGCTAGTGTAGTAAATGGAAGGGTGCCTCCTGATCTAATGGAAGAGCAACAGGCCCCTGTGGAATTGAATGTTGCAAAAGTTGCAGAGGGCGTAAATGGTACAGCTGAAGCCCATAATCATGCCTCTTTCTCTGAGAATAAAGGCACTGGtaagaaatcagagagaaaacgTGGAAAAGCTGAGAAAACAATAAGCTTAGAGGTTTTGCAACAGTATTTTGCTGGAAGTCTCAAGGATGCTGCGAAGAGTCTTGGTG TTTGTCCAACTACAATGAAGCGCATTTGCAGGCAGCATGGGATCTCCAGATGGCCATCTCGCAAGATAAACAAGGTTAACCGGTCCCTTTCAAAGCTAAAACGTGTAATTGAATCAGTGCAAGGAGCTGATGGAACATTCAGCCTGACTTCACTTGCACCAAATTCACTTCCTGTTGCTGTTGGTTCTATTTCTTGGCCTGCAGGCATGAATGGTTCGCCGTGTAACGCTTCTGAGTACCATGAAGAGAAGAATGAGCTCTCCAACCATGGAATACCAGGAAGTCATGAAGAAGCCGAACCCTCAAATCAAATGATGGAAAGTAGGATTATTGGGAATGAAGAGCTCTCTCCGAAGCAGAATGGTTTTGTGCGTGAAGGGTCACATAGGTCCAGAACCGGTAGTGGCTCGAGAGAAGAGAGTGCAGGGACACCTACCTCCCATGGTTCATGCCAAGGTAGTCCTTTCCATGCAAATGAATCTTCCCCTCAGAATGAGTTGGTTAATTCACCTACACAGGAGTTGTCTGTAAAAGTGGGTGGCTCTTCGGAACCAGCTCGTCAGACCACAGGAGAAATCAATTTATCCACTGCATTCCTAATGCCTGGGCCTTATATTCCAGAACACACCCAGCAACTATTTGGGGGAATGCTAGTTGAGGATGCAGGGAGTTCACATGATCTGAGAAATCTTTGTCCGGCTGGAGATGCCATGTTTGATGACCGTGTCCCGGAATACAGTTGGACGAACCCACCGTGTTCTAATGGAATTGCTAAGGATCAGGTTTCTCTTCCTGCTGAGAAGATGCCACAGTTTTCTACCAGACCTGAAGTAATGTCCATTACAATAAAAGCAACGTATAGGGAAGACATCATAAGATTTCGACTTCTTTTGAGTTCTGGTATATTTAAGTTGAAGGAGGAAGTAGCCAAGAGGCTAAAGTTAGAGGTGGGGACTTTCGATATCAAGTACCTCGACGATGACCATGAGTGGGTTTTAATCGCGTGTGATGCAGACCTGCAAGAATGTGTCGATATCTCAAGATCATCGGGCAGCAACGTAGTAAGGTTGTTGGTTCATGATATAATGCCCAACCTTGGGAGCTCCTGTGAGAGCTCAGGTGAATGA